Proteins encoded by one window of Acinonyx jubatus isolate Ajub_Pintada_27869175 chromosome X, VMU_Ajub_asm_v1.0, whole genome shotgun sequence:
- the LOC106982388 gene encoding rho-related GTP-binding protein RhoG-like: MDSADSKGRMQTIKCVVVGDGAVGKTCLLISYTTNAFPEEYIPTVFDNYSAQTSVDGQIVSLNLWDTAGQEEYDRLRTLSYPQTNIFVICFSIGNPSSYANVRHKWHPEVSHHCPNVPVLLVGTKRDLRNDIETVKKLKEQSLVPTTPQQGTSLAKQVGAVKYLECSALMQDGVHEVFSEAVRAVLYPATKKNTKKCVLL, encoded by the exons ATGGACTCCGCG gacTCCAAGGGAAGAATGCAGACAATCAAATGTGTGGTTGTAGGAGATGGGGCTGTAGGTAAGACCTGCCTCCTCATCAGTTACACAACAAATGCTTTTCCTGAAGAGTATATCCCCACCGTCTTTGACAACTACAGTGCCCAGACATCTGTGGATGGCCAAATTGTCAGCCTGAACCTGTGGGACACAGCTGGCCAAGAGGAGTATGACCGACTGCGAACGCTGTCCTACCCCCAGACCAATatctttgtcatttgtttttctattggtAACCCATCGTCGTATGCCAATGTGAGGCATAAGTGGCACCCAGAGGTCTCTCATCATTGCCCCAATGTACCTGTCCTGCTGGTAGGCACCAAAAGGGACCTGCGGAATGACATTGAGACAGTGAAGAAGCTGAAGGAACAGAGCCTAGTGCCCACAACTCCTCAGCAAGGCACTTCCCTGGCTAAGCAGGTGGGGGCTGTGAAGTATCTGGAATGTTCAGCCCTGATGCAGGATGGGGTCCATGAGGTATTTTCAGAAGCTGTCCGCGCTGTGCTTTACCCTGCCACAAAGAAGAACACCAAGAAGTGTGTCCTCTTATAG